GCATTATTAgttactaaataataaaaaaatgataaaataatttatatgagTATTATATTGGTTTTCTGATCAAAAATTATTACAACAGACTATAGAGTTATCTACTCTCCTGAATCGCCGATACTAAATTTGAATATAGTATCTACCGTGGCTTATGAATGGATGAACTGCAGGCTGCAAATGATGGATGTGGCAATGTATGCAGGTATCAAAACAAGACATACCTGTAATTCTCTCATTCCTTATCTTGAACTTCGACGCTATTCGTTTCCTTGCCATGAACTTCGACGCTATTCGTTTCCTTGCCATGAACTTCAACACTGTTTGTTTCCTTGCCATTTGTTTCCTTAGCGATTGTGTCTTTTTGCTGGATTTCGGTATTCTGATCTGCGTTTGGGAGCTTTCCGTCCTGCAACGAATCTGGACTCGGCTGTCCCTGTTTTGTTTGATATTGTTAAGTCATCCCAACATTTTAAACAAGCAAAGCAGTCATCTGATCATCCCACAACTTCTAAGAAAGTAAATCTATGAAAACAAACCTTGTTTCTGTCACGCCAGCCAAGTCCAAATGGTCGGGCAAGTAAGCTAATCTTACGGGCAGGGATTTCTTGTTGAGGCTCTTGATTGCTTCGTGCTGGTGAATCTGGATGCGGCGATCTgcaatcttatttttattagaagGGAGAAACCAATCCAGAAGCATGATGAGCAAAACGAAAATAGAAGCTCATAACAGCATAACATCTTTGCATTGGGCGTAGCTTTAGAATGGTATTGCaagaaatagaaagaataaaATCAGAGAAAAACAATGTATTGCTTTGCCGCCAAATCTTTGCCTCCTGACATACATAAGACATCTGGCACACTGACTAAAAAGTTCTCATGCAAGCATAAAAGACTTGAAATTGGCAAAAGGTCGATTACACACCGTGGAGAAGATAGGGCTTTAATTTGTCCAGACTGGTACTGTAAGGTAGCCTCCAACATCGATTCTGCCATTACCACTCTTTTCTCCATTTCAGCAAGTGAAGCAATGGCCTCTTCATACTTTTCCTGCATTAACATAAAAGTTAAACCCACAAATGGCAATGAAAAGATATAAGAACTCAAAATCCCCCCCACACCCCCAGAAAGGTATTGTGAGGGGCAGAATTTTATGCAGAAATGGAAAAGAGCATTTTCTTAACCAATTTTCTAGTTAGAGTACTTCAATAAACATTGTTATGAACGTGTCTCAGTGCTTGGTTAGTGACAGCTTGACAGGTGCCTAAATTTCTTTTCCTAGTTTGCAACTATATTGCATAGTTGGTctgactcttcattttttttttttttaaagtacttGTATCAGACATCCATGTTCAATGCATTTTTGGACATGGATATGGAGACATGATCCTATAAGGACCCtccaaatacatagaaaaaatAGGAATACTTGTGTCAAATAAGTACCCTTATCCAACACTCACACCCAAGTCAAAGTAACAAAGGCTTACAGCAATAAGTGATTAGACCTATAGTTTTTAAACCATTATCATTAATTCAATGATTTCCACTCAAGAACAAAAGGAAATATTTACTGATGAAAGTTTCATGGCAAAACAAGAGCTTTGAGCACGATGAGTACCTGAAGCACTTGAGCAGTATGTCTTTGTGCAGCGGCATCTTGTTCGGCATATCTACGAGCATCTTCAGTTACCCTTTGTTCTTGCTCCACTCGCATTAGGACCTGTGAAATATGTAATGCATCTTCTAATTATCAAGATTTATATTAAGATAAGACAATCTTCCACTAATTGAACATGAGGAAAACAAATCAAACCTGAAGCATTGCATTTTCTTGTTCTTGCTTCTCAGAAAGTGCTTTACGAAGCTCAGCAACTTCTTGCTCTAATTGCTCCACCTAAACATCAGAAGCAGATTCTTAGTACACATCAAGAATCCCAGCATACAGCTCAATTAAGGAACACAAAGTGCCAGGTAAAAGCAAGCAAATAAGTTGCATGGAGATGACTTGTAGTTTTACAATAGTGCTAAGAAAAAGCtagaaaatcaaatgaaaaatctgGGAAAAAAAAATGCAGGAACAACAATGATAAATATTCATGTCAAAGGAGCTGCCACTAGTAAAGATATTCCAATTTACCCTAGCACTTAATTGCCGCCGGTTATCGTGCTTAACCATTTCCATCAAAGCAGTCTCCAGCTCTTCAGATCTGATACAAATGAGGAAGAATCAAGATTGTCACTGTAACGTTCATAAGGGGGTTATTTTGGCATAAGAAAAAGGGATTACTTTAAAACTATTAACCAACAATTTCCAGAATAAATTGCAAATATTACGTTGTTAGATATATCCAATTTGTAAACCATTGAAATGTGGCTAGGATATGTCCATGTATAAAACAGGTGAAGAACAAGTGAGTAAACAGATTTGCAACCAACAACATAAATTGCACTGCCTCTATTAAACAGTCTATAGCAAGGTGAGGGTAGCAAAACTTGAAAACCATCAAgatgatataaattattaacctGAGGACAGCTGATCTTTTCTCTTCCAGCAACCTGCATAATTCAACCTTTAGCCATACAACCTGCACATGATTGTTTACAAGACATTAGGATTATGGGAACAACATAAAACAAGCTAACAAAATCCCATGCATGAACACAAGACATGAAAAGAATACGTTTGAGTATGATCTTCCAAATTTCAACTTGCCAGTGCCTATAAATCCACAAGATAAATAGATTTTCGTTATTGAAAGTTTATGAAACATGGCAAAATAATAGTTCTGATATGAACTTCAAGATCAATTTGAAATTAGGTCCTATAAGACTCTAAAAATTAGATGCTAAAAAGAGAGCTCATGCCATGATCTAACATATGCATGCAGTCTTGTCAATAAAGAATTATTCAACTAACAAAGCACACATTTCAACCAAATGTGATTGGTAATAAATCCTTCTGAAGCTCCTTTTTAGGCAATATCTTGTGTTAAATCCTGTACCATTATATGTATTGTAGGCCCTAATATATGGAATTAGAAAAAAACTCTCCTAAAATCAGAATACATCAgattattcaaaatataaatatatttctgATTTACTATGAAAATATGTAAGTGGTCGTGCAAATGGGTATATTCTACTGGATAAGGTAACAAGATCATCCACACACAGACAAAATGCAACATTGAATAATGAATTGTTCTTGAAAAGTGAAATGCAAATTGACACCTGCTCTTGAAGATCTGGAACTGCATCTAGCTCAGCATCCCCATTCAGACTGATAAGAACTTTGTCCTCATTCCCGGACCCAGACTCGGAACAAGAGCGATCCACATTTTTTTGTGAATCAACAAGCTGCACTGTCTTATTTGTTTCAGTAAGCACTGATTTAGGGTCatgcttaaaattatatagCTTAGTTGCCAGGCCCTGACAATCCTTCCAATCTTGAAGCCCCTTTGATCTTTCCTCAACTGCAGTTATTACAGCTGAGCGGTGCTTCTCTCTCAACTCCTGTAATCTTTTTTCATTGACATTTTGGTAACCCATACAAGCTGTCAATACAAGTTGACTGCTGTCGAATGTTGAACCAGCCAATGACTGTAGTAAAGTAACTGCATCTCCCGCATCCTTACTTGTAACTAGTGCAGGGCCTATAAGAAAATTAAGTTGCATTTTGTAGATTAAAGCAGCTCATTTGTCACTACTTCCACACTTCCTCTTccctaataatataaaaaaattcagaatgCTCGTGTCTTTTACCCCATACCATATAACTCCATTAAAGCAAGTGCAGTCCTAAAAAGCATGACACGATTTCCTTCATATAGGAGCACATCCCAGACTCGAAGCACTGTAGTGAGGAGAAACCCATCAGGAAGCTTGTGAGTAAGCACAGGTTATTCCAATTACTAAAAGAGAGTGCCACACTAGTAAACTAGCAGCAAAAGCAGCAACTGCAGAAGGAACTTTTTGAATAGTGTGAAAAATTGTGCAACTAGTTAAATATAGCTACAAGACACAGCATGAAACCTGACCACTTTCCCATGGAAGCATgttcataaaaatggaaaggaACCATGGTCCAGTAACCCATGCCACTTGCACTCCCAGATAATCTAGGTGATTGACTGCAAAGAACATAAAAATGTCTATCATAAACTGCTTGCCCAAAATACACAATGGAAAGAGACATGTGGAAAGTTCAAGCACAAAAGGAAGAatattggaaaagaaaaacaaacccAGTTTGGGAAATCTTTCGCGCATCAACTCCTCAAAAACAAGTTGGTCAACCTAACAAAAGGCCACAAGTTACCAGGATAATTATCTAAAGCAGAACCATCAATCACTTTAACGTTCTCAATTAGGAGAAAGCAGATAGTAGAAATCAATTGGCAAGAAGAAAGTGTTAAGCAAAATATTACCTGAGACTCAATCATTTCCTCTGAGTAATAACCGTCAAAATTGTCATCAATAATGCCCACCAAAGTCCTGGAATGTATACCACCACTTAGAAGAATAGAAAGCCAATGATgcacttatttttaaaaactaaatgcctttcttgccactaaaaatagAGAATCCCAACAAATAAGAAAGATAGGAACATGCAAATCATGTGCATGAAGAGAGTAAATACATTCCAGTAACTTTTAAAAACGAATTTCATGAATAGAACAAGGAATATGGGATATGCAAGGAATTTTCTCAACTGAGTCTCAACCTACCAGAAGGCATTTTCTTCAGGCATCAAGAGGAGTAGCAAGGCAGCAAAGAAATTCATGGCCTGCATGAGAAAAACACATAACCCAAAAAGCTCTAAAACACTCCAGACATGGCCATAGGAAACATATTTCTGAACCTAGTACCTGACAGTACCCAACAGAGGGGTTATGTCGAGCATACGCTGTAAGCAACCGTCTCAGAGCATTTCTACCATCATCATCCAGAGCAGGGTGACCTGGGAATGTTCTGGGCAAATCCTGTTTTTAGAACCATTAATCAGTTATGAAACTCAAACTAATAACAATAACACCAAACAAGGCAGCACCACTGCTGAAAAAACTGCACGTGAAACAACCTTCTCAATCTGCCCCTTCCATTTCTCAGGCTCACATATTGAC
This sequence is a window from Gossypium raimondii isolate GPD5lz chromosome 5, ASM2569854v1, whole genome shotgun sequence. Protein-coding genes within it:
- the LOC105771011 gene encoding uncharacterized protein LOC105771011 isoform X2; translation: MRSSAATANAVNPLVTFDHKRDTYGFAVRPQHVQTYREYANIYKEEEEERSDRWSDFLERQSESPQLPLEGISSEEGKEVSHTEAAEDGKNEVQKGAEGDDLCEKKSGLDSVSENDTEKEKVQSEPEKRVHRIQIWTEIRPSLRAIEDLMSIRVKKKDNLSKDERETGQGKPLAPTEDARVPKGASEEDSEDEFYDAERSDPVQDSPTSDSGSTTTGAAAADAAPIESLFPWKEELEVLVRGGVPMALRGELWQAFVGVRTRRLENYYKGLLANESNSGNNTEQLSFLSECKGSTTESICEPEKWKGQIEKDLPRTFPGHPALDDDGRNALRRLLTAYARHNPSVGYCQAMNFFAALLLLLMPEENAFWTLVGIIDDNFDGYYSEEMIESQVDQLVFEELMRERFPKLVNHLDYLGVQVAWVTGPWFLSIFMNMLPWESVLRVWDVLLYEGNRVMLFRTALALMELYGPALVTSKDAGDAVTLLQSLAGSTFDSSQLVLTACMGYQNVNEKRLQELREKHRSAVITAVEERSKGLQDWKDCQGLATKLYNFKHDPKSVLTETNKTVQLVDSQKNVDRSCSESGSGNEDKVLISLNGDAELDAVPDLQEQVVWLKVELCRLLEEKRSAVLRSEELETALMEMVKHDNRRQLSARVEQLEQEVAELRKALSEKQEQENAMLQVLMRVEQEQRVTEDARRYAEQDAAAQRHTAQVLQEKYEEAIASLAEMEKRVVMAESMLEATLQYQSGQIKALSSPRSPHPDSPARSNQEPQQEIPARKISLLARPFGLGWRDRNKGQPSPDSLQDGKLPNADQNTEIQQKDTIAKETNGKETNSVEVHGKETNSVEVHGKETNSVEVQDKE
- the LOC105771011 gene encoding uncharacterized protein LOC105771011 isoform X1 — encoded protein: MRSSAATANAVNPLVTFDHKRDTYGFAVRPQHVQTYREYANIYKEEEEERSDRWSDFLERQSESPQLPLEGISSEEGKEVSHTEAAEDGKNEVQKGAEGDDLCEKKSGLDSVSENDTEKEKVQSEPEKRVHRIQIWTEIRPSLRAIEDLMSIRVKKKDNLSKDERETGQGKPLAPTEDARVPKGASEEDSEDEFYDAERSDPVQDSPTSDSGSTTTGAAAADAAPIESLFPWKEELEVLVRGGVPMALRGELWQAFVGVRTRRLENYYKGLLANESNSGNNTEQLSFLSECKGSTTESICEPEKWKGQIEKDLPRTFPGHPALDDDGRNALRRLLTAYARHNPSVGYCQAMNFFAALLLLLMPEENAFWTLVGIIDDNFDGYYSEEMIESQVDQLVFEELMRERFPKLGLFFFSNILPFVLELSTCLFPLCILGKQFMIDIFMFFAVNHLDYLGVQVAWVTGPWFLSIFMNMLPWESVLRVWDVLLYEGNRVMLFRTALALMELYGPALVTSKDAGDAVTLLQSLAGSTFDSSQLVLTACMGYQNVNEKRLQELREKHRSAVITAVEERSKGLQDWKDCQGLATKLYNFKHDPKSVLTETNKTVQLVDSQKNVDRSCSESGSGNEDKVLISLNGDAELDAVPDLQEQVVWLKVELCRLLEEKRSAVLRSEELETALMEMVKHDNRRQLSARVEQLEQEVAELRKALSEKQEQENAMLQVLMRVEQEQRVTEDARRYAEQDAAAQRHTAQVLQEKYEEAIASLAEMEKRVVMAESMLEATLQYQSGQIKALSSPRSPHPDSPARSNQEPQQEIPARKISLLARPFGLGWRDRNKGQPSPDSLQDGKLPNADQNTEIQQKDTIAKETNGKETNSVEVHGKETNSVEVHGKETNSVEVQDKE